From a single Clostridium isatidis genomic region:
- a CDS encoding penicillin-binding transpeptidase domain-containing protein, producing the protein MKNKKPIIVSVLLLSFILLTSGCSSLDKAQKTFDVYVEKWVQADYSGMYEMLTEDIKESLSEKDFVTRYNNIFSAINANDLIVEPDGDRAKEKDGVNIPFKVTMNSIAGNITLTGYKLSLIKENKEYKIKWDEGLIFPQMIKDDKVWVNTVPAKRGSILDKDGNPLAQDGILNTVGIYPAKFNKGDIDAKITEIASTLDISEDNIKTKLNENTNPEHFIPLVDILPEDTRLSNLKNREEEGILIREKEGRVYKGGEAFGRLIGYIGNITAEELEANKGKGYHDTSLIGKAGLEQVFEETLRGQDFAEIYIERATEKITIASIESKDGKDIKTSIDTELQKKIYSEMNGEKGAATAVNPKTGEVLAMISSPSFDSNVFTTYVTKTQKAKWEEIGDADEINRFNKIYSPGSTMKLLTSVIGLENTIIAPNSTRDIEGLTWQKDNSWGDYKITRVTDPGKAVSLKDAVNHSDNIYYGQVALELGSEKFINGIKKFGIGEELPFEYPMELSQISNDGNLDNEILLADTGYGQGEIMMTPLHVALSYSALANEGNIMKPRLVISENSEAVVWKEQAILNDNLPVLIDAFTALINDPGATIPDGAVPGFRVAGKTGTAEIKQSQDDTSGTENGWFVSVDTDTSKISLAMIIEDVKDRGHSHFTVPKVRNVMEYYLNR; encoded by the coding sequence ATGAAAAATAAAAAACCAATAATAGTATCTGTACTATTATTATCATTTATACTTCTAACGTCTGGATGTTCTAGTCTAGATAAAGCTCAAAAAACCTTTGATGTTTATGTTGAAAAATGGGTACAAGCTGATTATAGTGGTATGTACGAAATGTTAACTGAAGATATAAAAGAAAGCTTATCTGAAAAAGATTTCGTTACTAGATATAATAATATATTTTCTGCTATAAATGCTAATGATCTAATAGTAGAACCTGATGGGGATAGAGCAAAAGAAAAAGATGGAGTTAATATTCCATTTAAGGTAACTATGAATTCTATAGCTGGAAATATAACTCTTACTGGTTATAAATTATCCTTAATTAAAGAAAACAAAGAATATAAAATAAAATGGGATGAAGGTTTAATATTTCCTCAAATGATTAAGGATGATAAAGTTTGGGTTAATACAGTTCCAGCAAAAAGAGGCAGCATATTAGATAAAGATGGTAATCCTCTAGCTCAAGATGGAATTCTTAACACTGTTGGTATTTATCCAGCTAAATTTAATAAGGGTGATATAGATGCTAAAATAACTGAAATTGCAAGTACTCTTGATATAAGCGAAGATAATATAAAAACAAAACTTAACGAAAATACTAATCCAGAACATTTTATTCCTTTAGTTGATATATTACCAGAGGATACTAGGTTATCTAACTTAAAGAATAGAGAAGAAGAAGGTATTTTAATTAGAGAAAAGGAAGGTAGAGTTTATAAAGGTGGTGAAGCCTTTGGTAGATTAATCGGTTATATAGGAAATATCACTGCTGAAGAACTAGAAGCTAATAAGGGTAAAGGATATCATGATACAAGCCTAATTGGTAAAGCTGGCTTAGAACAAGTATTTGAAGAAACTTTACGAGGACAAGATTTTGCTGAAATATATATAGAACGAGCTACAGAAAAAATAACTATAGCATCTATAGAAAGTAAGGATGGAAAGGATATTAAAACTTCCATTGATACAGAGCTTCAAAAGAAAATATATAGTGAAATGAATGGTGAAAAAGGAGCTGCAACTGCTGTAAATCCTAAAACCGGTGAAGTGTTAGCTATGATAAGCTCTCCATCTTTTGATTCCAATGTATTTACAACTTATGTAACTAAAACGCAGAAAGCTAAATGGGAAGAAATAGGGGATGCTGATGAAATAAATAGATTTAATAAAATCTATTCTCCTGGATCAACAATGAAACTTTTAACTTCTGTAATTGGCTTAGAAAATACTATAATAGCCCCTAATTCTACTAGAGATATTGAAGGTTTAACTTGGCAAAAGGATAATTCTTGGGGAGATTATAAAATAACCAGAGTAACAGATCCAGGAAAAGCAGTTAGCTTAAAAGATGCTGTCAACCATTCAGATAATATCTATTATGGTCAAGTAGCTTTAGAATTAGGCAGTGAAAAATTTATTAATGGCATTAAAAAGTTTGGAATTGGTGAAGAACTACCTTTTGAATATCCAATGGAACTTTCTCAAATTTCTAATGATGGAAATTTAGATAATGAAATTCTATTAGCAGATACAGGATATGGACAAGGTGAAATAATGATGACACCTTTACATGTGGCCTTATCCTACAGCGCTTTAGCTAATGAAGGTAATATAATGAAGCCAAGATTAGTAATAAGCGAAAATTCTGAAGCAGTAGTTTGGAAAGAACAAGCTATATTAAATGATAATTTACCAGTATTAATAGATGCATTTACAGCCTTAATTAATGATCCTGGTGCTACAATTCCAGATGGGGCCGTTCCTGGCTTTAGAGTTGCTGGAAAAACAGGTACTGCCGAAATAAAACAATCCCAAGATGATACTTCAGGTACCGAAAATGGATGGTTTGTTTCTGTTGATACAGATACATCAAAAATTTCCTTAGCTATGATTATTGAAGATGTTAAGGATAGAGGACATAGCCATTTTACTGTTCCAAAGGTAAGAAATGTTATGGAATACTATCTTAATAGATAA
- the thrC gene encoding threonine synthase, translating into MRYISTRNEDISVSPSQAIIQGISRDGGLFVPLNTPKISLEELKDLNYKDLAFEIMSKFFTDFEERELRECIKKAYDDKFDTELIAPLVKLGEDYCLELYHGPTLAFKDMALSILPYLLKQSLKINGENKEVVILTATSGDTGKAALEGFAKVDGIKIIVFFPEEGVSKIQKLQMRTQEGENTYVVGINGNFDDAQGGVKAIFNDKEFVEFLNKNNYILSSANSINIGRLIPQVVYYFYSYLLLVKDNKIQLGDKINFAVPTGNFGNILAAYYAKKMGLPINKLICASNENKVLTDFFDTGIYDKRRELILTSSPSMDILISSNLERLLYHLDEEKEKLTALCMEQLSDVGFYKIDKDILGDFYAGYSSEEEVADTIKKVYKRFNYLLDTHTAVAYNVSEKYKKEYKEEDIETIIVSTASPYKFPASVASSIGLDIRDRDEFELIDILSKETNIAIPKAIKNLKEKKIIHNHNCNKEDMRRMIEKFLKVGGNND; encoded by the coding sequence ATGAGATATATAAGCACTAGAAATGAAGATATATCAGTAAGTCCTAGTCAGGCTATTATTCAGGGAATATCAAGGGATGGAGGACTTTTTGTCCCTCTTAATACTCCAAAGATATCCTTGGAGGAGTTAAAGGATTTAAATTATAAGGATCTTGCTTTTGAAATTATGAGTAAGTTTTTTACAGATTTTGAGGAAAGGGAGCTTAGGGAATGTATTAAAAAGGCCTACGATGATAAGTTTGATACAGAGCTTATAGCACCATTAGTAAAGCTTGGGGAAGATTATTGCCTTGAATTATATCATGGACCTACCTTAGCTTTTAAAGATATGGCCTTATCTATACTGCCATATTTATTAAAGCAGTCTTTAAAAATCAATGGAGAAAACAAAGAAGTAGTTATTCTTACTGCTACCTCAGGAGATACAGGAAAGGCTGCCTTAGAAGGATTTGCAAAGGTAGATGGGATAAAAATTATAGTATTTTTCCCAGAAGAAGGAGTAAGTAAAATTCAAAAGCTTCAAATGAGAACTCAAGAGGGAGAAAATACTTATGTTGTAGGTATAAATGGAAATTTTGATGATGCCCAAGGTGGAGTAAAAGCTATTTTTAATGATAAGGAGTTTGTAGAATTTTTAAATAAAAATAACTATATATTATCTTCAGCAAATTCTATAAATATAGGAAGGCTAATTCCACAAGTAGTTTATTATTTTTACAGCTACCTTTTACTAGTTAAGGATAATAAAATTCAACTAGGAGATAAAATTAACTTTGCAGTGCCTACAGGTAACTTTGGAAATATTCTTGCTGCATACTATGCAAAGAAAATGGGACTACCTATAAATAAGTTAATATGTGCTTCAAATGAAAATAAGGTTTTAACAGATTTCTTTGATACAGGAATATATGATAAAAGAAGAGAACTTATATTAACTAGTTCACCATCTATGGATATATTGATTTCAAGTAATCTTGAAAGGCTTCTTTATCATTTAGATGAGGAAAAGGAAAAGTTAACAGCCTTATGTATGGAGCAGTTATCAGATGTGGGATTTTATAAAATAGACAAGGATATATTAGGAGACTTTTATGCTGGATATTCTAGCGAAGAAGAAGTAGCAGATACTATAAAGAAGGTATATAAGAGATTTAATTATTTATTAGATACTCATACAGCAGTAGCCTATAATGTAAGTGAAAAGTATAAAAAAGAATATAAGGAAGAAGATATAGAAACAATTATTGTTTCTACTGCAAGCCCTTATAAATTCCCGGCCTCTGTTGCTTCCTCAATAGGTCTTGATATAAGAGATAGGGATGAATTTGAACTTATAGATATTTTATCTAAAGAGACTAATATAGCTATTCCTAAGGCTATAAAAAATCTTAAGGAGAAAAAAATAATTCATAATCATAATTGCAATAAGGAAGATATGAGAAGAATGATAGAAAAGTTTTTAAAAGTAGGTGGGAATAATGATTAA
- the idi gene encoding isopentenyl-diphosphate Delta-isomerase — translation MSEIITAVNKEDKEIGPIEKMEAHHNGILHRAFSILIFNSNNELLLQKRALNKYHSPRLWTNTCCSHPRFGEKLKDAIYRRLKEEMGFICELKEAFSFVYKVEFEDGLFEHEFDHVFIGKYNGNVIPNKDEVEDYKWVNIEELKRDIEKNPEAYTYWFKILFDKIKNYNLIK, via the coding sequence GTGTCTGAAATTATAACTGCTGTAAATAAAGAGGATAAGGAAATAGGCCCTATCGAAAAAATGGAAGCTCATCATAATGGAATTTTACATAGAGCCTTTTCTATATTAATCTTTAATTCTAATAATGAATTATTACTACAAAAAAGAGCTTTAAATAAATATCATTCTCCCAGACTTTGGACTAATACCTGCTGCAGCCACCCAAGGTTTGGTGAAAAATTAAAAGATGCAATTTATAGGAGACTTAAGGAGGAAATGGGGTTTATTTGCGAACTTAAAGAGGCTTTCAGCTTTGTTTATAAAGTAGAATTTGAGGATGGACTTTTTGAACATGAATTTGACCATGTTTTTATTGGAAAATACAATGGTAATGTTATTCCTAATAAAGATGAAGTTGAAGATTATAAATGGGTTAATATAGAAGAGCTTAAAAGAGATATAGAAAAAAATCCTGAAGCTTATACATATTGGTTTAAGATATTATTTGATAAAATAAAAAATTATAATCTAATAAAGTAA
- the abc-f gene encoding ribosomal protection-like ABC-F family protein, translating to MLLIEANNIKKSFADRLILDVESLKIYSEDRIGIVGVNGVGKTTLINILSKRLEADEGYVKIYSNYSYISQLEGPECLKISKEMASKFNIRDTWYDNMSGGEKTRFKLAQALSENSPLVFADEPTSNIDIEGIELLERSFQEYKGALVLISHDRSFLDKLCNKIIELEGGKIKIYKGNYSDYIEQKAKARERAKFEYEEYIKEKKRLQQVIIDTKQKIKSMRKTPKRMGNSEARLHKMGNQKAKANLDKNVKAVEKRIEHLESKEKPKEQELIKLDIKESNKLFSKIVIEGKNISKRFGDKVIFNDTEFSIFNGSKVALIGPNGCGKSTLIKMIMNNEDFINLSKGAKIGYFSQDMSILNDDLTIIENVMEESIYDETFARILLAGLFIKKEDIYKKVGVLSGGEKVKVSFAKMLLKDINLLILDEPTNYIDINSLEVVEKVLKDYEGTILFVSHDRRFIEAVADTIMTIENHKINIFRGNYKEYLASKRKVKKDSKQDIKNQIFILQNRITEVIGRLSIPSKNDNLEELDKEYKELLAKLKELKSKV from the coding sequence TTGTTATTAATTGAAGCAAATAATATAAAAAAGAGTTTTGCAGATAGACTAATATTAGATGTTGAAAGTTTAAAAATTTATTCTGAAGATAGAATAGGAATTGTAGGTGTAAATGGAGTTGGTAAAACCACACTAATTAATATTCTTTCTAAAAGGTTAGAAGCTGATGAAGGATATGTTAAGATATATAGCAATTATTCTTATATATCCCAATTAGAAGGACCGGAGTGTTTAAAAATAAGTAAAGAAATGGCTTCTAAATTTAATATAAGAGATACTTGGTATGACAATATGAGTGGGGGAGAAAAGACTAGATTTAAGCTTGCACAAGCATTAAGTGAAAATAGTCCGTTAGTATTTGCTGATGAACCAACAAGTAATATTGATATTGAAGGTATTGAGCTATTAGAAAGAAGCTTTCAAGAGTATAAGGGAGCTTTGGTTCTTATATCTCATGATAGAAGCTTTTTAGATAAGCTATGTAATAAGATTATAGAATTAGAAGGTGGAAAAATAAAAATATATAAGGGAAACTATAGTGATTATATTGAGCAAAAAGCTAAGGCAAGGGAAAGAGCTAAATTTGAGTATGAGGAATATATAAAAGAAAAAAAGAGGCTTCAGCAAGTAATTATAGATACTAAGCAAAAAATAAAAAGTATGAGGAAAACTCCAAAAAGAATGGGAAATTCGGAAGCTAGACTTCATAAGATGGGAAACCAAAAAGCAAAGGCAAATCTTGATAAGAATGTAAAGGCTGTTGAAAAAAGAATAGAACATCTTGAATCTAAGGAAAAGCCAAAGGAACAAGAGTTAATTAAATTAGATATTAAGGAATCAAACAAGCTTTTTAGCAAAATAGTAATAGAAGGAAAAAATATATCTAAAAGGTTTGGAGATAAAGTAATATTCAATGATACTGAATTTAGTATATTTAATGGTTCAAAGGTTGCTCTTATTGGTCCTAATGGCTGTGGTAAAAGTACTTTAATAAAAATGATAATGAATAATGAGGATTTTATAAATCTTTCAAAGGGAGCTAAGATAGGTTATTTTAGTCAAGATATGAGCATTTTAAATGATGATTTAACTATAATAGAAAATGTAATGGAAGAAAGTATTTATGATGAAACCTTTGCTAGAATACTTTTAGCTGGCTTATTTATAAAAAAAGAAGATATCTATAAAAAAGTAGGAGTATTAAGTGGGGGAGAGAAGGTTAAGGTATCCTTTGCGAAAATGCTGCTTAAGGACATAAACCTTCTTATCCTAGATGAACCTACAAATTACATTGATATAAATTCTCTTGAAGTGGTAGAAAAGGTTCTTAAGGATTATGAAGGAACAATATTATTTGTTTCCCATGATAGAAGGTTTATAGAAGCTGTTGCCGATACTATAATGACTATAGAAAATCATAAGATTAATATTTTTAGAGGAAACTATAAAGAATATCTAGCAAGTAAAAGGAAGGTCAAAAAAGATTCGAAGCAGGATATAAAAAATCAAATCTTCATATTACAAAATAGAATTACAGAAGTTATAGGAAGATTATCAATACCATCAAAAAATGATAATTTAGAAGAGTTAGATAAAGAATATAAAGAATTGCTTGCTAAATTGAAAGAATTAAAAAGTAAAGTGTAG
- a CDS encoding leucyl aminopeptidase, whose amino-acid sequence MKVSYRAFGCSEVEVRVIYLLENKLTLPKEELNKNISYAQGRNLFNGKNGELYTFTMDLMGNYQTVVLVGLGKEEELNLDKIRKATAKAIRKAKELKANKVFLRLPVNNKLTVEEMAKNATIAAHLADYTFNKYKTDKEKENDIVVSIGVHGLKEASSEVLEAIEEGNAIGKGIILARDLVNEPANVIYPETLAQAAIDAGKENGFEVEVYGLEKIKELKMEAFYSVAKASEKEPKLIVMRYFGNPEGKGEILGLVGKGLTYDSGGYSLKPTSGMVDMKSDMGGAASVIGAMSIISRQKLKINAVGVIAACENMISGSAYKPGDIIGSMAGKTIEIRNTDAEGRLTLVDAVTYIIEKENASEVIDLATLTGAALVALGDTTTAVVTNNDKFYGELKEVSSYTGEKFWQLPSFDEYKEMVKSEIADLNNSPGRNAGTITAGLFIGEFVKDKPWLHLDIAGTAWADKKTDLTIKGGTGSPVYTLYELVKKKSK is encoded by the coding sequence ATGAAGGTATCATATAGAGCTTTTGGTTGTTCTGAAGTAGAAGTAAGGGTTATATATTTACTTGAAAATAAGCTTACTTTACCTAAGGAAGAACTAAATAAAAACATATCTTATGCACAAGGCAGAAACTTATTTAATGGAAAAAATGGTGAGTTATATACTTTTACAATGGATTTAATGGGAAACTATCAAACTGTTGTATTAGTAGGATTAGGAAAAGAAGAAGAATTAAATCTTGATAAAATTAGAAAGGCAACTGCTAAGGCAATAAGAAAAGCAAAGGAATTAAAGGCAAATAAAGTATTTTTAAGACTTCCAGTTAATAATAAATTAACTGTTGAAGAAATGGCTAAAAATGCTACAATAGCTGCTCACTTAGCTGATTATACTTTTAATAAGTATAAAACAGATAAGGAAAAAGAAAATGATATTGTGGTATCAATAGGAGTACATGGATTAAAAGAAGCAAGTTCTGAAGTTCTTGAAGCTATTGAAGAAGGAAATGCAATAGGCAAGGGAATAATTTTAGCTAGAGATTTAGTTAATGAGCCTGCAAATGTTATTTATCCTGAAACCTTAGCCCAAGCAGCTATTGATGCTGGTAAAGAAAATGGTTTTGAAGTAGAAGTTTATGGGCTTGAAAAAATTAAGGAATTAAAAATGGAAGCTTTCTATAGTGTAGCTAAAGCTTCTGAAAAAGAACCTAAACTTATAGTTATGAGATATTTTGGAAATCCTGAAGGAAAGGGAGAAATTTTAGGTCTTGTAGGAAAGGGCCTAACTTATGACTCTGGCGGATATTCACTTAAACCAACTTCTGGAATGGTTGATATGAAGTCAGATATGGGCGGAGCAGCATCAGTTATAGGTGCAATGTCTATTATTTCAAGACAAAAATTAAAAATTAATGCTGTTGGTGTAATAGCAGCCTGTGAAAATATGATTTCTGGCAGTGCATATAAACCTGGAGATATAATAGGAAGTATGGCAGGAAAAACTATTGAAATAAGAAATACAGATGCTGAAGGAAGATTAACTTTAGTAGATGCAGTGACATATATTATAGAAAAGGAAAATGCTAGTGAAGTTATTGACTTAGCAACATTAACAGGTGCTGCTTTAGTTGCTCTTGGAGATACTACAACAGCAGTTGTTACAAATAATGATAAGTTCTATGGAGAACTTAAAGAAGTATCATCTTATACTGGAGAAAAGTTCTGGCAGCTTCCATCTTTTGATGAATATAAAGAAATGGTAAAATCAGAAATTGCTGATCTAAATAATAGTCCGGGAAGAAATGCTGGCACTATAACAGCAGGCTTATTTATAGGAGAATTTGTTAAAGATAAACCATGGTTACATTTAGATATAGCTGGAACAGCTTGGGCAGATAAGAAAACAGATTTAACTATAAAAGGTGGTACAGGAAGTCCAGTTTATACATTGTATGAATTGGTTAAGAAAAAAAGTAAATAA
- a CDS encoding homoserine dehydrogenase, whose amino-acid sequence MVNIGLLGLGTVGTGIVEIINNRKDQLKNIVGKDINVKKILVRNLNKERGLDLEEGILTTDFNEILRDKEISIIVEVTGDLECSYEYITEALKAGKNVVTANKAVVSKYFEELSSLASEKNLAFLYEGSVGGGIPVIKALKEQLSLNEILEVQGILNGTCNYILTRMIDEGKSYDEVLKIAQELGYAEADPTADVEGHDTLRKLRILATLSLQGKITEEDIILNGISSIKSFDINNIKSMDSTIKLIGEAKVCEDGFTAVVQPVIVKNSNYFANVNMAFNSVAFKGDNIGELKFYGAGAGKLATANAVLSDVLDIILDSYRKGNPLGENNLKNNNDKLKGNYYLRISTPNKDIISVLRDISNKILSEESNIAIITEEVEIAKINNLISSLGIDKKDYFLARILL is encoded by the coding sequence ATGGTTAATATAGGTTTATTAGGTCTTGGAACAGTAGGTACAGGAATAGTAGAAATAATAAATAATAGAAAAGATCAACTAAAGAATATAGTTGGAAAGGATATTAATGTTAAGAAAATTCTTGTCAGAAATTTAAATAAGGAGAGAGGACTTGATCTTGAAGAAGGCATTTTGACTACTGACTTTAATGAAATTTTAAGGGATAAAGAAATAAGTATTATAGTCGAAGTTACTGGGGATTTAGAATGCAGCTATGAATATATTACTGAAGCTTTAAAGGCAGGGAAGAATGTTGTTACAGCCAATAAGGCAGTAGTATCTAAATATTTTGAAGAACTTTCGTCTTTAGCTAGTGAAAAAAATCTTGCCTTTTTATATGAGGGAAGTGTTGGGGGTGGAATACCTGTAATAAAAGCTTTAAAAGAACAGCTTTCCCTTAATGAAATATTAGAAGTACAAGGTATTCTTAATGGAACTTGTAATTATATCCTAACAAGAATGATAGATGAAGGTAAAAGTTATGATGAAGTTTTAAAAATTGCTCAGGAATTGGGATATGCTGAAGCGGACCCTACAGCTGACGTAGAAGGGCATGATACTTTAAGAAAGCTTAGAATATTAGCGACCCTGTCATTACAAGGGAAGATTACTGAAGAAGATATAATTCTTAATGGAATAAGTTCAATTAAATCTTTTGATATAAATAATATAAAATCTATGGATTCTACTATAAAATTAATTGGGGAAGCAAAAGTTTGCGAAGATGGCTTTACTGCAGTAGTGCAGCCAGTCATAGTTAAAAATAGCAACTATTTTGCTAATGTAAATATGGCTTTTAATTCTGTTGCTTTTAAAGGAGACAATATTGGGGAACTAAAATTTTATGGAGCTGGTGCTGGTAAGCTGGCTACTGCAAATGCAGTTTTAAGTGATGTGTTAGATATTATTTTAGATAGCTACAGAAAGGGAAATCCATTAGGAGAAAATAATTTGAAAAATAATAATGATAAATTAAAGGGAAATTATTATTTAAGGATTTCTACTCCAAATAAAGATATAATCAGTGTTCTAAGGGATATTTCAAACAAGATATTGAGTGAAGAAAGCAATATAGCAATAATAACAGAAGAAGTAGAAATAGCTAAAATAAATAATCTTATATCTTCATTAGGAATAGATAAAAAAGATTATTTCTTAGCAAGAATACTTCTTTAG
- the thrB gene encoding homoserine kinase codes for MIKIRVPATSANLGPGFDAVGIALNLYNTFTFEELPEGLEIVGCDDDFNNENNLVYLSMKKTLSKMDCKLRGIKITMENNIPVSRGLGSSAACIVAGILGANELAGKPLSKDDLLKIATEIEGHPDNVAPALLGGLVTSIVERENVFYNKIHVAKGIKFIALIPEFTLSTREARGVLPREISFKDAVFNVGRVALLISALSNGKFDLLKYGLEDKLHQNYRSKLIPDFDKLKSICDNNNALGTFISGAGPTIITIVDEKNKEFISNLSKELTLLSNNWLVKELEIDLEGAVVLGQE; via the coding sequence ATGATTAAAATAAGAGTTCCAGCTACTAGTGCAAATTTAGGCCCTGGCTTTGATGCCGTAGGTATTGCATTGAATTTATATAATACTTTTACTTTTGAAGAGCTTCCTGAAGGCTTAGAAATTGTAGGTTGTGATGATGATTTTAATAATGAAAATAATCTAGTTTATTTGTCCATGAAAAAAACCCTTTCTAAAATGGATTGCAAACTAAGGGGAATTAAAATAACAATGGAGAATAATATTCCTGTTTCCAGGGGACTTGGAAGCAGTGCAGCCTGCATAGTAGCAGGGATATTAGGTGCTAATGAGTTGGCAGGAAAACCTTTATCAAAAGATGATTTATTAAAGATTGCAACAGAGATAGAGGGACATCCAGATAATGTTGCACCAGCATTGCTTGGAGGTTTAGTAACCTCAATAGTAGAGAGAGAAAATGTATTTTATAATAAAATACATGTGGCTAAGGGAATTAAATTTATTGCATTAATTCCTGAATTTACTCTATCTACTAGAGAGGCCAGAGGGGTTTTGCCGAGGGAAATATCTTTTAAAGATGCAGTATTTAATGTAGGTAGAGTAGCTTTATTAATTTCAGCTCTTTCTAATGGGAAATTTGATTTGTTGAAATATGGGCTAGAAGATAAGCTTCATCAAAACTATAGAAGTAAACTTATACCTGATTTTGATAAGCTAAAGAGTATCTGTGATAATAATAATGCTTTAGGCACCTTCATAAGCGGAGCAGGACCAACTATTATAACTATTGTAGATGAAAAAAATAAAGAATTTATATCTAACCTTAGTAAAGAATTAACTTTATTAAGTAATAATTGGTTAGTTAAGGAATTGGAAATAGATTTAGAAGGAGCAGTTGTATTAGGACAAGAATAA
- a CDS encoding aspartate kinase, giving the protein MNNIIVVKFGGSSLANGAQFKKVKEIISEDERRRFIIPSAPGKRNGKDHKVTDLLYMCHQLASHGLNFEEVFKIIKDRYVEICRELSLEIDIESYLNEIKNNIRDGASRDYTASRGEYLNGIILANYLGFKFIDAKEIISFNNDGTFNEIDTERKVREGLKDIDYAVIPGFYGSKENNEIVTFSRGGSDITGSIIANGVKADKYENWTDVSGFLVADPNIVKDPNPMEVVTYKELRELSYMGASVLHEEAIFPVRKYGIPINIRNTNRPGDKGTMIVNDATPVNSKGITGISGKKDFTVISIEKTLMTSEKDFFRKVISVFETNDISIEHMPSSIDSISVVVPASEISSKLKKVIEEIRILCNPDNIETYPDMALIAVVGRGMIRTKGISAKIFTSLGKAEINTRMIIQGSSELNIIIGVENDDFEKAIEAIYKVFY; this is encoded by the coding sequence ATGAATAATATTATTGTTGTAAAATTTGGGGGCAGCTCCTTAGCAAATGGAGCTCAATTTAAAAAAGTAAAAGAAATAATATCTGAAGATGAAAGGAGAAGATTTATTATACCATCTGCGCCTGGCAAACGGAATGGCAAGGATCATAAGGTAACAGACCTTCTATATATGTGCCATCAACTTGCATCTCATGGTCTTAATTTTGAAGAAGTATTTAAAATAATAAAGGATAGATATGTAGAAATATGCAGGGAACTTAGTCTAGAAATAGATATTGAGAGTTATTTAAATGAAATTAAAAATAATATAAGAGATGGTGCATCTAGGGATTATACAGCTAGCAGAGGTGAGTACCTAAATGGAATTATTCTTGCAAATTATTTGGGGTTTAAGTTTATTGATGCAAAAGAAATAATTTCCTTTAATAATGATGGTACTTTCAATGAAATTGATACAGAAAGAAAGGTTAGAGAAGGTCTTAAAGATATAGATTATGCAGTTATTCCAGGTTTTTATGGCTCTAAAGAAAATAATGAAATAGTAACTTTTTCAAGGGGAGGGTCAGATATTACTGGATCAATTATAGCTAATGGGGTAAAAGCTGATAAATATGAAAATTGGACAGATGTTTCAGGTTTTTTAGTGGCTGATCCTAATATAGTAAAAGATCCTAATCCTATGGAAGTTGTGACATATAAAGAGCTAAGGGAACTATCTTATATGGGAGCATCTGTACTTCATGAGGAGGCAATTTTTCCAGTTAGAAAATATGGTATTCCGATAAATATAAGAAATACTAATAGACCAGGAGATAAAGGAACCATGATAGTCAATGATGCAACACCAGTAAATTCTAAAGGAATTACAGGAATATCAGGGAAAAAGGATTTTACAGTAATATCTATCGAAAAAACATTAATGACTTCAGAAAAAGACTTTTTTAGAAAGGTTATATCTGTATTCGAAACAAATGATATATCAATTGAGCATATGCCTTCAAGTATAGATTCTATTTCTGTGGTAGTTCCTGCTTCTGAAATAAGTTCTAAATTAAAAAAGGTAATAGAAGAAATTCGCATCTTATGTAATCCTGATAATATAGAAACTTATCCAGATATGGCTTTAATAGCTGTAGTAGGGAGGGGAATGATTAGAACAAAGGGGATTTCGGCTAAGATATTTACATCTTTAGGAAAGGCTGAAATTAATACCAGAATGATAATTCAAGGATCTAGTGAACTAAATATAATCATTGGTGTAGAAAATGACGATTTTGAAAAAGCAATAGAAGCAATTTATAAGGTGTTTTATTAA
- a CDS encoding sigma factor codes for MENNKNSLYRVALSMLSEKEDIEDAIQNTIIKSYEGIIYLRKNEFFKTWLIRILINECKRIIKNNKRIIPIEEVNYNNHLQLI; via the coding sequence ATTGAAAATAATAAAAATTCTTTATATAGAGTAGCCTTAAGTATGCTTTCAGAAAAAGAAGACATAGAAGATGCAATTCAAAATACAATAATAAAGTCATATGAAGGAATAATTTATTTAAGGAAAAATGAATTCTTTAAAACATGGCTTATAAGAATATTGATAAATGAATGCAAACGAATAATAAAGAACAATAAGAGGATTATTCCTATAGAAGAAGTCAATTATAATAATCATTTACAATTGATATAA